AGTCGCAGTAGCAGGCCGAGACCGGGACGCCGTACTCGTTGTGCACGTGCCACATCGCCAGGGCCGGGTGGCCGGCGTACCGCTCGGCCAGCTTCGTGGTGATGTTCGCGGCGGCCTCGCGGTAGTCGGCGTTGCTGTGACAGATGGCGCCGCGCGAGCCGAACTCGTAGCGGATGCCGTCGGCGGCCACGGGCAACGCCTCGGGATGCTTGCGGTAGAACCAGACGGGCGGTACGACGGTGGGGGTGCCCAGATCGACGCGAATGCCGTTCTCGTGGAGCAGGTCCAGCAGCCGGTCGAGCCAGCCGAAGTCGTACACACCGGGTGAGGGCTCGAGCAGGGCCCAGGAGAAGATTCCGACGCTCACCATCGTGACGCCGGCCTCGCGCATCAGCCGGACGTCCTCATGCCAGACGCTCTCCGGCCACTGCTCGGGGTTGTAGTCACCACCGAAGGCGAGCCCGGTGAGGCCCGTGGGGGTGGTCTCCGGCATGGATCTCTCCCATTTGGTTGAACGTTTTGGGAACGTACACACACCGCGCCGATCGACGCGAGGCCCAACATTCCCGCACTGCACCAACCATTGACAAGGGCCATGGATGTTTCTCTACTGTGAACGCTCACAGCTCCCAGCACCTCACAGCTCCCAGCACACCGCGCACGGCCGGTCTGCTGATCCAACGCCTTCAGGCCCTTGTCACGGGAGAACACCCATGCAGTTCACGATGCGCCGCCGCTTCGTGGCCACGTCGCTCGCCGTTGCCCTCGGTGCCGCCACGCTCGCCGCCTGCAGCTCCGACTCCGAGAACAAGGACTCGGCCGACTCCGGGCGGGTCTCCCTGACCTACTGGGCCTGGGCCCCGGGTACGGACAAGGCCGCCGAGATCTGGAACAAGAAGAACCCCGACATCCAGGTCACGGTGAGGGAACAGGCCTCCGGCGACGACCTGGTCACCAAGGTCATCACGGCGGCCAAGGCCAACAAGACCCCTGACCTGGTGCAGGCCGAGTACCAGGCGATACCCACCCTGGTCAGCAACGACGTCCTCGCCGACATCGCGGACGAGGTGAAGGACGCCGAGGACAAGTTCGCCCCCGGCATCTGGCAGCAGGTCACACTCGGCACCGACAGCGCCTTCGCGGTCCCCCAGGACTCCGGGCCGCTGATGTTCTACTACCGCGAGGACCTCTTCAAGAAGTACGGCCTGACCGTCCCCGCCACCTGGGACGAGTTCGCGGAGACCGCCCGCAAGCTGAAGAAGGAGGACCCCTCCAAGGCGCTCACCACCTTCTCCTCCAACGACTCGGGTCTCTTCGCGGGCCTCGCCCAGCAGGCCGGTGCGAAGTGGTGGACCGCCGAGGGCCAGAAGTGGAAGGTCGCCATCGACGACGCGGCCACCAAGAAGGTCGCCGACTTCTGGGGCGGACTGGTCGAGGAGGGCGCCATCGACAACCAGCCCATGTACACCCCGGCCTGGAACAAGGCGCTCAACACCGGCAAGCAGATCGCCTGGGTCAGTGCGGTCTGGGCCCCCGGCACGCTGACCACCGGTGCCCCGGACACCGCGGGCAAGTGGGCGATGGCCCCGCTGCCGCAGTGGAGCAAGGGTGAGAACGCCACCGGCAGCTGGGGCGGCTCCTCCACCGGAGTCACCACCAACTCGAAGCACAAGGAGGCCGCGGCCAAGTTCGCCACCTGGCTGAACACGGACCAGGAGGCCATCGCCGCCATGGCGGAGGACGGCAGCATCTACCCGGCCGCCACGGCCGCCCAAACCAGTGACGCGCTGTCCAAGGCCCCGGACTTCTTCTCCAACCAGCCGGACTTCTACGCCAAGGCCGCCGAGATCACGAAGACCACGGCACCCTCCGCCTGGGGCCCCAACGTCAACGTCGCGTACACGACCTTCAAGGACGCCTTCGGCAAGGCCGCCAAGGCCAAGAGCAAGGACAGTTTCACGTCCGCGCTGACCGCCATGCAGGACGACACCGTCGCCGACATGAAGAAGCAGGGCTTCGAGGTCGCCGAGTGATGTCCGGCACCACCGAGAACACCGGCAAGGTGGCGCACGGCTCCGGCCGTGCGCCCCGCACCCGCGCCACCGGTGGAGGCGTACGGCGCGCCCCGTACGTCTTCCTCCTCCCCGCCGTCGTCCTGTTCCTGCTGTTCTTCGTCCTGCCCATCGGCTACGCGCTCTACCTCAGCGTCCGCAAGGTCGAGGTCAAGGGTCTGGGCCTGGGCTCCGGGGCCCGCAGCGAGGTGTGGGCGGGGCTGTCCAACTACACCGCCGCCCTCTCCGACTCCGAGCTCATCGACGGCGCCCTGCGCGTCCTCGGGTACGGCGCGATCGTCGTCCCCGTCATGCTGGGCCTGGCGCTGCTCTTCGCGCTGATGCTGGACGCCGACCGGGTGCGGCTCACCACGTTCACCCGGCTCGCGATCTTCCTGCCGTACGCCCTCCCGGGGGTGATCGCGGCGCTGCTGTGGGGGTTCCTCTACCTGCCGAGCGTCAGCCCGTTCTACTTCCTGCTCGACAAGGCGGGCCTGCCCCAGCCGGACCTGCTGGACGGCGGACCGCTGTTCATCGCGCTGTCGAACATCGCGATCTGGGGCGGCACCGGATTCAACATGATCGTCATCTACACCGCGCTGAGGTCCATCCCGGCCGAGGTGTACGAGGCGGCGAAGCTGGACGGCTGCTCCCAGGTGCAGATCGCGTTGCGGATCAAGATCCCGATGGTGACACCCTCCCTGGTGCTCACCTTCTTCTTCTCGATCATCGCGACGCTGCAGGTGTTCTCCGAGCCGACCACCCTCAAGCCGCTGACCAACTCCGTCTCCACCACCTGGAGTCCGCTGATGAAGGTGTACCAGGACGCCTTCGGCAACAACGACATCCACTCGGCCGCCGCCCAGGCCGTGATCATCGCCGTCGCCACCCTCGTCCTGTCCTTCGGATTCCTGCGCGTCGCGAACGCCCGCTCCAAGCAGGAGGAAGCCCGATGAGCACTCTTGCCGTCCGGAAGGCCGCCCCGGCGGCCGATACCTCGCCGGGCACCCAGAGGCCGCCGCTGCGCCGCCGTATCGCCGTCGTTCCCACCCTCGTCCTGCTGCTCGGGGCCATGTACTGCCTGCTGCCGGTCACCTGGGTGATCATGGCCGCCACCAAGTCGGGCACGGAGCTGTTCTCCACCTTCACCCTGCTGCCGGGCACGGGCCTCGCCGACAACCTCGCGGATCTGAACGCCTACCGCGACGGCGTCTACTGGCAGTGGATGGGCAACTCGGCCCTCTACGCGGGGCTGGGCGCGCTGCTGTCGACCGCGGTCTCCGCCGTCTCCGGCTACGCCCTCGCCGTCTACCGCTTCCGCGGCCGTGAGACCGTCTTCAACATCATGCTCGCGGGCGTGCTGATGCCGCCGGTCGTCCTCGCCATCCCGCAGTACCTGCTGCTCGCCAAGACCGGCCTGACGGACTCCTACGTCTCCGTGCTACTGCCACTGATCCTCTCCCCGTACGGGGTCTACCTGGGTCGTATCTACGCGACCGCGGCCGTACCCGCCGACATGGTGGAGGCGGGGCGCGTCGACGGGGCCGGAGAGTGGCGAATCTTCGCGCGGATCGGGCTGCCGATGATGGTGCCCGGACTGGTGACGATCTTCCTGTTCCAGTTCGTGGCGATCTGGAACAACTTCCTGCTGCCGTACATCATGCTGAGCGACGACGAGAAGTTCCCCATGACCCTCGGGCTGTTCACGCTGCTCGCCCAAGGCCACAGCGAGCCCACGCGCTACACCCTGGTGATCACGGGCTCGCTGCTCGCGATCATCCCCCTCATCGCCTTGTTCCTGGTCATCCAGCGGTTCTGGAACCTCGACCTGCTGTCCGGAGCCGTAAAGTCATGACCATGAGCAACACCGGGGGTCGGCGCAAGCCGCCGACCATTCACGACGTGGCGCGCGTGGCGGGAGTCTCCCGGGGCACCGTGTCTCGCGTGCTCAACGGCGGCCACTACGTCAGCCCGGCGGCGCAGGAATCTGTCAACGCCGCGATCCGCAAGACAGGTTACGTCGTCAACCGGCACGCCCGTTCGCTGATCACGGGGCGTTCGGACTCGATCGGCTTTCTGCTGACGGAGCCGCAGGAGAAGCTCTTCGAGGACCCCAACTTCAATGTTCTGCTGCGGTGTTGCACCCAGGCGCTGGCCTCGCACGACATTCCGCTGCTGCTGATGCTGGCAGGGACGGAGGCCGAGCGGCGCCGGATCACGCGGTACATCACGGCCGGTCACGTCGACGGGGTGCTGGTGGTGTCCAGCCACTCCGCCGACCCGGTCGCCGAGCAACTGCACGAGGCGGGGGTGCCCCTCGTGCAGTGCGGCAAGCCCATGGGGCGCGGCTCCAAGGTGAGCTACGTGGCGGCGGACGACCGGGACGGCGCCCGCGACATGATGCGCCACCTGCTGTCGCTGGGCCGCCGCCGTATCGGCGTGGTGAACGGCCCGATGGACACCCCGGGCGGTGTCGATCGCCTCGCCGGCTACAAGGAGGTGCTCACGGAAGCGGGCCTGGAGATCGACGAGCGGCTCATCGTCTCCGGCGACTGGGGCCGGGCAAGCGGCGAGGCGGGCGCCGAGCGGCTGCTGGCGCAGGCCCCGGACATGGACGCCGTGTTCGTGGCCTCCGACCTGATGGCGCAGGGCGCCCTGACGGCACTGCGCCGAGCGGGCCGCAGGGTCCCCGAGGACGTGTCCGTGGGCGGCTTCGACGACTCCACGGCCGCGACGGAGTCCACCCCCGCCCTCACCACGATCCGCCAGCCCTACGACCGCATCAGCAGCGAGATGGTGCGCGTGCTGCTGGCCCAGATCGGGGGCGAGGACCCGGCGGCGGTGATCCTGCCGACGGAGCTGGTGAAGCGGGAGTCCACGTAACGGCGCAGCGGAGCAACCGGTCAGGATCCAAGAAGCCACCCGCCGCCCCCCGCCCTAGCGTGAAATCAGCGCCGCAACCCCTCGGCGCGAACCCGGCGCGAGTCGTCGGGTCACGCTTCACCAAGGAGTCCGCCATGACCGCCGGTGTCAACACGATCATCTACCCCGTCAAGGACATCACCCGGGCCAAAGCCCTGTTCAGCGCCCTGCTGGAGGTGGAGCCGTACGCCGACGAGCCCTACTACGTCGGCTTCAAGGCCGCCGGCCAGGACGTCGGCCTCGACCCGAACGGGCACGCCAAGGGCATGACCGGACCGGTGCCGTACTGGACCGTGACCGACATCCGGGCCCGTCTCGCGGCCCTGCTGGACGCCGGTGCGGAGCTGCTCCAGGACGTCAAGGACGTCGGCGGCGGGCGGCTCATCGCCTTCGTGAAGGACGCGGACGGGAACCTGGTCGGGCTCCTTCAGGATCCTGCCTGAGCCGTCTTCGAGTGCCGTTCACGTGTTCATGCATGTGCATTAACATTGGGTGCATGGCAGTCGACACGGCCGAGGCCCGGCTCGAGGAACGCTGGCGGGACATCCTGTCGGTACACGCACGCACGATGTGCGAGATCGACCGGGTGCTGCACCCGCACGGGCTGGGGGCGAGCGATTTCGAGGTCCTCGACATCCTCGCCTCCGCCTCGCCCGACGAGGGCGACCAGTGCCGGGTGCAGAACCTCGTCGGCCGGGTCCATCTCAGCCAGAGCGCACTGTCCCGGCTCATCGGCCGGTTGGAGAAGGACGGCCTGGTGGAGCGCTCGATGTGCGTGGAGGACCGGCGCGGCGTCTGGGTCGCCCTGACCGGCAAGGGCCGCGACCTGCACGCGGAGGTGCTGCCGTTGCAGCGGGCGGTGCTGGGCCGGATGCTGGGCGGCTGAGGCACGGGCCGGTGCGTGCGGCCGACCCCCACGCGGGGGGGATGTCGCCGATGGCGTACGTGAGCGCGGTGCGGCTGCAGCGTGTCCATGGTCAGCTGCGTGCCCAAGCGCTCTGCTCGAAGTGCCGCGATGGGCCGTCGTGGGTCCGCGTGCTTGAACCGCAGCCCCCCGAGGAAGCCTGCGGCACCATCGTGGCTGGTCGCGCCCGCGCGGCGGAGCCGCATATTGACACAGCCCCGCGCCCCTTCAAGGCGCTGCGGCTGCTCCCCCTCCGATACGCAGTGGCCGGCCCCGCCCCACTCACCCGCGCGGGCGGGCCAGCAGGGTGCGTACTCCCTCCGAGGTGAGCGTCAGCGGATGCCGGGAGGCCCCGTCGATGGTGAGGGCCAGATCGTCGGTGGGCCACTGTGCGGCGAGGGCGCCCAGCGGCACCAGCCGGTAGCGGGAGACGAACGGCAGCAGCCCGGCCAGCTCCGGTTCCGAGGTGAACACGGGCACGGTCGGTTCGCCTCCCGGGTGCTCGATGACCGGCAGCGCCACGGCGCCGGGATCGGTGGCGTCCTCGTCGCTGACGTCGTCGGGCACGGGCACGAGCACCTCGCTGCTCGCGAGCGCGTCCAGCGCCGCCGTGTCCTCGGTGTTCTGGGCCAGCACGTCCAGCGCGCGCTGGGCCGCGGTGGCGGGGGTGTGCGGTGTCTCCATGGCAGATTCCCTGGTAGCGGCGGTCGTACGTGCCTGTTCGGAAGAGATGCGGGCCCTGCTCGCGTACCCCATCCGGAGCAGCGCATTCATCCGGGATCAGGGGATCAGCGGGATGTGGTCCGAAGGCAGGCCGAGGCGGTCGCAGCCGACCCGGCGGTACAGCGGCTCGGCCATGCTCGGGCCCACATGTGTCCAGTACGTGGCCGCGTCCCGGAAGTAGCGCTGCATCCGCTCGCCGTCGCGGGCGTGCCGGGAGCCGGCCGTGCGGAAGAGGATGCCCTGGAGCACGTCCCAGACCATGCGTCCGGCGTTCAGGAACATCAGCGCGAGCCGGTTGTCCTCGGCCACGGTGAAAGGGGCCTCGCCGGTGGCGTTGCGACGGCAGGTCTCCATCCAGTCCTCGGCCGTGCGCCGCAGCGCCGCCTCGGCCGTGTGGACGACGCCGAGCGCCTCGCCCAAGTGCCGCTGGTAGTCGTGGAGTTCGGACCGGGTGCGGTCGGGTTCCAGGGCGAGGGCACGGGCGGCGAGGATCCGGGCGTACTCGTCGGCGGCGGCGTACGCGGTGCCGACCATGATGGCGGCCAGCTCTCCGTGGAAGAAGCTCGGCGCGCGCCCGGCGTACATGGGGTTGCCGTGCAGGCGTGATCCTGTGCTGCCGCCCTCCACCGGCAGGTCGAGCAGGCTCGCCTCGATCGTGCAGTACGCGGGGATGCGGGCCTGTTACATGTGGATGCTGTTGGATCCGCTGCCGCGCAGGCCGAGCACGCCGTACCAGTCGTCCAGGACCGTCCACACCGAGCGCGGGGCGACGAACAGCACCGGCGGTCCCGGCGGGTCGCCGGGCTTCTCGGGGGCGCGCAGGGTCTGGCCGACGTAGTGCGTGGAGTAGGGCGCGCCTGAGGAGTACGGCCAGGTGCCGTCGAGGACGATCCGGCCGTCGCCGTCGGGCTGTGCGACCCCGATGGGCAGGACCGTGGAGGCCGCCCGGAAGTCGCCGTCGGTGCCGAAGATCTCGTCCTGCGCCTTCTCCTCGAAGACCGAGGCAACCTGGAGGACGTGTGCGGCGGTGAGGGACAGGGCCCAGCCGGTGGAGGGGCAGCCGCGGGCGATCTCGGTGACCACGCGGTAGAACACGGGCAGGGCGAACTCGTAGCCGCCGTACCGCCGCGGCTGGAGGATCCGGTAGAAGCCGGCCCGCAGGAAGTCGTCGTGGGTGTCCTTGGGGTAGTGCGTCAACCGTTCGGTCTCCGGCTGGCGTTCGAGCAGCGCGGGCCGGAGCGCTGCGGCCCGTTCGATGATGTCGCGTTCGGTCAGTCCGGGTTCGGGAGCGACGATCACGGTGCCTCCTGAGGTGTGGGGCCTGTCCGTTCGTGACGCGATATGAGCGATTGAACACGGCAAGTGGTCCGGGGTACCGACCGGATACCGCCAACTAGGTGCGCGTGGGGGGAATCCGGGGTGGTGCGGGGGCACTTGGGCCTGGGGCGTGCCTCGTGCGCCGCTCAACGGCATCACTCGACGGGGCCGGTCACGGGTAGCTGTAGCCGCGGAATCTGACAGTCCGCACATGGACTGTCACTCATGGCGACACGAGAGAAGGAACCATGTCGGTCGAGACCGATATCGCGCCCCCGGCGGACGCAGCGGAACGAGAGCAGCAGAGCCTCGGGACCGCCGCCGCGCGGAACCTCGCGACCACGACCAAGTCCGTACCGCAGATGCAGGAGATCAGCTCCCGATGGCTGACCCGCATGCTGCCGTGGGTGCACGTGCCGGGCGGCACCTACCGCGTCAACCGGCGCCTGACCTGCACGATCGGCGACGGACGGGTTTCGTTCGTCAAGACGGGAGCGCAGGTCAGGGTCGTCCCGGCGGAGCTGTGCGAACTCCCGTTGCTGCGGGGCTTCTCGGACGGTGACGCCCTGGGCGCGCTGGCGGAGCGGTTCGAGCAGCGGGAGTACGCCGCAGGTCAGGTCCTGGTGACGGCCGGCGGTCCGGCCGACCATGTGTACCTCGTCGCGCACGGCAAGGTGGAGCAGCTCGGTGAGGGCCCCTACGGCGGTGAGGCCGTCGTAGGTCTGCTCGCGGACGGGGACACCTTCGGCGGCCATGTGCTCGCCGGAGCGGACGGCACCTGGGACTTCACGGCGCGCGCGGCGACGGCCGCCACCGTGCTGGCGCTGCCGCGCTCGGCGTACGAGGCGGTGGCGGGCCGGCACGAGGAGTTGCACGC
This genomic window from Streptomyces sp. DG2A-72 contains:
- a CDS encoding ABC transporter substrate-binding protein is translated as MQFTMRRRFVATSLAVALGAATLAACSSDSENKDSADSGRVSLTYWAWAPGTDKAAEIWNKKNPDIQVTVREQASGDDLVTKVITAAKANKTPDLVQAEYQAIPTLVSNDVLADIADEVKDAEDKFAPGIWQQVTLGTDSAFAVPQDSGPLMFYYREDLFKKYGLTVPATWDEFAETARKLKKEDPSKALTTFSSNDSGLFAGLAQQAGAKWWTAEGQKWKVAIDDAATKKVADFWGGLVEEGAIDNQPMYTPAWNKALNTGKQIAWVSAVWAPGTLTTGAPDTAGKWAMAPLPQWSKGENATGSWGGSSTGVTTNSKHKEAAAKFATWLNTDQEAIAAMAEDGSIYPAATAAQTSDALSKAPDFFSNQPDFYAKAAEITKTTAPSAWGPNVNVAYTTFKDAFGKAAKAKSKDSFTSALTAMQDDTVADMKKQGFEVAE
- a CDS encoding carbohydrate ABC transporter permease, with the translated sequence MSGTTENTGKVAHGSGRAPRTRATGGGVRRAPYVFLLPAVVLFLLFFVLPIGYALYLSVRKVEVKGLGLGSGARSEVWAGLSNYTAALSDSELIDGALRVLGYGAIVVPVMLGLALLFALMLDADRVRLTTFTRLAIFLPYALPGVIAALLWGFLYLPSVSPFYFLLDKAGLPQPDLLDGGPLFIALSNIAIWGGTGFNMIVIYTALRSIPAEVYEAAKLDGCSQVQIALRIKIPMVTPSLVLTFFFSIIATLQVFSEPTTLKPLTNSVSTTWSPLMKVYQDAFGNNDIHSAAAQAVIIAVATLVLSFGFLRVANARSKQEEAR
- a CDS encoding carbohydrate ABC transporter permease is translated as MSTLAVRKAAPAADTSPGTQRPPLRRRIAVVPTLVLLLGAMYCLLPVTWVIMAATKSGTELFSTFTLLPGTGLADNLADLNAYRDGVYWQWMGNSALYAGLGALLSTAVSAVSGYALAVYRFRGRETVFNIMLAGVLMPPVVLAIPQYLLLAKTGLTDSYVSVLLPLILSPYGVYLGRIYATAAVPADMVEAGRVDGAGEWRIFARIGLPMMVPGLVTIFLFQFVAIWNNFLLPYIMLSDDEKFPMTLGLFTLLAQGHSEPTRYTLVITGSLLAIIPLIALFLVIQRFWNLDLLSGAVKS
- a CDS encoding LacI family DNA-binding transcriptional regulator gives rise to the protein MTMSNTGGRRKPPTIHDVARVAGVSRGTVSRVLNGGHYVSPAAQESVNAAIRKTGYVVNRHARSLITGRSDSIGFLLTEPQEKLFEDPNFNVLLRCCTQALASHDIPLLLMLAGTEAERRRITRYITAGHVDGVLVVSSHSADPVAEQLHEAGVPLVQCGKPMGRGSKVSYVAADDRDGARDMMRHLLSLGRRRIGVVNGPMDTPGGVDRLAGYKEVLTEAGLEIDERLIVSGDWGRASGEAGAERLLAQAPDMDAVFVASDLMAQGALTALRRAGRRVPEDVSVGGFDDSTAATESTPALTTIRQPYDRISSEMVRVLLAQIGGEDPAAVILPTELVKREST
- a CDS encoding VOC family protein, which gives rise to MTAGVNTIIYPVKDITRAKALFSALLEVEPYADEPYYVGFKAAGQDVGLDPNGHAKGMTGPVPYWTVTDIRARLAALLDAGAELLQDVKDVGGGRLIAFVKDADGNLVGLLQDPA
- a CDS encoding MarR family winged helix-turn-helix transcriptional regulator, which translates into the protein MAVDTAEARLEERWRDILSVHARTMCEIDRVLHPHGLGASDFEVLDILASASPDEGDQCRVQNLVGRVHLSQSALSRLIGRLEKDGLVERSMCVEDRRGVWVALTGKGRDLHAEVLPLQRAVLGRMLGG
- a CDS encoding SseB family protein, with translation METPHTPATAAQRALDVLAQNTEDTAALDALASSEVLVPVPDDVSDEDATDPGAVALPVIEHPGGEPTVPVFTSEPELAGLLPFVSRYRLVPLGALAAQWPTDDLALTIDGASRHPLTLTSEGVRTLLARPRG
- a CDS encoding acyl-CoA dehydrogenase family protein, with protein sequence MIVAPEPGLTERDIIERAAALRPALLERQPETERLTHYPKDTHDDFLRAGFYRILQPRRYGGYEFALPVFYRVVTEIARGCPSTGWALSLTAAHVLQVASVFEEKAQDEIFGTDGDFRAASTVLPIGVAQPDGDGRIVLDGTWPYSSGAPYSTHYVGQTLRAPEKPGDPPGPPVLFVAPRSVWTVLDDWYGVLGLRGSGSNSIHM